In Primulina eburnea isolate SZY01 chromosome 5, ASM2296580v1, whole genome shotgun sequence, a single window of DNA contains:
- the LOC140832854 gene encoding spliceosome-associated protein 130 A-like, whose amino-acid sequence MYLYSLTLQQATGIICAINGSFSGGKSQEIVVARGKVLDLLRPDDNGKLQSLLSVEIFGAIRSLSQFRLTGAQKDYIVVGSDSGRIVILEYNKEKNAFDKIHQETFGKSGCRRIVPGQYSAIDPKGRAVMIGACEKQKLVYVLNRDTVARLTISSPLEAHKSHTICYSISGVDCGFENPVFAAIELDYSEADQDPTGQAANEAQKHLTFYELDLGLNHVSRKWSEQVDNGANMLVTVPGGGDGPSGVLVCAENFVIYKNQGHPDVRAVIPRREDLPAERGVLIVSAAMHKQKSMFFFLLQTEYGDMFKVTLDHENDRVKELKIKYFDTIPVTSSLCVLKSGFLFAASEFGNHALYQFQAIGDDPDVEASSATLMETEEGFQPVFFQPRKLKNLLRIDQIESLMPMMDMKVTNLFEEETPQIFSLCGRGPRSSLRVLRPGLAISEMAVSQLPGVPSAVWTVKKNVNDEFDAYIVVSFANATLVLSIGETVEEVSDSGFLDTTPSLAVSLIGDDSLMQVHPSGIRHIREDGRINEWRTPGKRTIVKVGSNRLQVVIALSGGEIIYFEVDMTGQLMEVEKHEMSGDVACLDISPIPEGRQRSRFLAVGSYDNTIRILSLDPDDCMQILSLQSVSSPPESLLFLEVQASSGGDDGADHPASLFLNAGLQNGVLFRTVVDMVTGQLSDARSRFLGLRAPKLFSIIVRGRRAMLCLSSRPWLGYIHQGHFLLTPLSYETLEYAASFSSDQCAEGVVAVAGDALRIFTIERLGESFNETAIPLRYTPRKFLVQPKRKLLVIIESDQGAFTAEEREAAKKESFVSSGVGENGNIEQMENGDDEENNDPLSDEQYGYPKAEAGKWVSCIRVMDPRSALTTCLLELQDNEAAFSMCSVNFHDKEYGTLLAVGTAKGLQFWPKRSFEAGYIHVYRFKEDGKVLELLHKTQVDGIPLALCQFQGRLLAGIGPVLRLYDLGKRRLLRKCENKLFPNTITSIQTYRDRIYVGDMQESFHYCKYRRDENQLYIFADDTVPRWLTAAQHIDFDTVAGADKFGNIYFVRLPQDVSDEIEEDPTGGKIKWEQGKLNGAPNKVEEIVQFHIGDVVTCLQKASLIPGGGECIIYGTVMGGLGAFLPFTSRDDVDFFSHLEMHMRQEHPPLCGRDHIAYRSSYFPVKDVIDGDLCEQFPTLPMDMQRKVADELDRTPGEILKKLEEIRNKII is encoded by the exons ATGTACCTGTACAGCCTAACTCTTCAACAAGCTACAGGCATCATCTGTGCCATCAATGGAAGCTTCTCTGGCGGGAAATCACAAGAAATTGTGGTGGCGCGTGGGAAAGTACTCGACCTCCTGCGACCCGACGACAATGGTAAGCTACAGTCTCTTCTGTCTGTTGAAATTTTTGGCGCTATTCGCTCTCTATCTCAATTTCGCCTCACTGGAGCGCAAAAAGATTACATTGTTGTTGGCTCTGATTCTGGGCGCATCGTAATCCTTGAATACAACAAAGAGAAGAACgcatttgataaaatccatcaGGAAACTTTTGGGAAATCTGGGTGCCGTAGAATTGTCCCCGGTCAGTATTCGGCCATCGACCCTAAGGGTAGAGCTGTGATGATTGGTGCTTGCGAGAAGCAGAAGcttgtttatgttttgaatAGGGATACGGTAGCTAGATTGACTATTTCATCGCCTCTAGAGGCACATAAGAGCCACACTATTTGTTATTCCATTAGCGGGGTAGATTGTGGGTTTGAAAACCCAGTCTTTGCAGCTATAGAATTGGATTATTCTGAGGCTGACCAGGACCCCACTGGTCAAGCGGCCAACGAGGCGCAGAAGCATTTGACTTTTTATGAGTTGGATTTGGGTCTTAACCATGTTTCAAGGAAATGGTCTGAACAGGTCGATAATGGTGCTAATATGCTTGTCACAGTGCCTGGTGGTGGGGATGGTCCAAGTGGTGTTCTTGTGTGTGCAGAGAATTTTGTCATATATAAGAATCAAGGGCATCCAGATGTCAGAGCGGTGATTCCGAGGCGTGAGGACTTACCGGCTGAGCGTGGGGTTTTGATCGTCTCAGCTGCTATGCATAAGCAGAAATCCATGTTTTTCTTCCTCTTGCAAACTGAGTATGGGGATATGTTTAAAGTGACGTTGGACCACGAGAATGACAGAGTAAAAGAGTTgaagataaaatattttgatactATTCCTGTCACATCATCTTTGTGTGTCTTGAAGTCAGGGTTTCTATTTGCTGCATCTGAGTTTGGGAACCATGCCTTGTATCAATTTCAGGCGATAGGAGATGATCCAGATGTGGAGGCATCATCAGCTACACTgatggaaacagaagaaggttTTCAGCCTGTGTTTTTCCAGCCTAGAAAACTGAAGAATCTACTTAGGATAGACCAAATTGAGAGTCTGATGCCAATGATGGATATGAAAGTCACTAATCTATTCGAGGAAGAAACTCCTCAGATATTTTCACTTTGTGGGCGGGGTCCTCGTTCATCACTCCGTGTTTTGAGACCTGGTTTGGCTATTAGTGAAATGGCAGTATCACAGTTGCCTGGTGTTCCAAGTGCTGTGTGGACTGTCAAAAAGAATGTCAATGATGAATTTGATGCCTATATTGTTGTCTCTTTTGCAAACGCCACTCTCGTGCTTTCCATTGGTGAGACTGTTGAAGAAGTAAGCGACAGTGGGTTTCTTGATACAACACCTTCTCTTGCTGTTTCTTTGATTGGCGACGATTCTTTGATGCAAGTGCATCCCAGTGGTATTAGGCATATCAGGGAAGATGGGCGTATTAATGAGTGGAGAACTCCAGGAAAGAGAACAATTGTTAAGGTTGGGTCTAACAGACTTCAAGTTGTCATTGCATTGAGTGGAGGggaaattatatattttgaagttGACATGACTGGTCAGTTGATGGAGGTTGAGAAGCATGAAATGTCAGGAGATGTTGCCTGTTTGGATATTTCTCCTATCCCTGAAGGAAGACAGAGATCACGGTTTCTTGCTGTTGGATCTTATGATAACACCATTCGCATTTTGTCTTTGGATCCTGACGACTGTATGCAGATACTAAGTTTGCAAAGTGTTTCATCACCTCCGGAATCTCTCCTATTTCTTGAAGTTCAGGCTTCTAGTGGAGGTGATGATGGGGCTGACCACCCTGCAAGCCTCTTTTTGAATGCTGGTCTACAAAATGGAGTTTTATTCAGGACAGTAGTGGATATGGTGACTGGACAGCTGTCAGATGCCCGATCTCGGTTCTTAGGACTTAGAGCACCAAAGCTGTTTTCTATAATTGTGAGAGGACGAAGAGCTATGCTTTGCTTGTCAAGTAGACCTTGGCTAGGTTATATACACCAAGGACATTTCCTTCTCACACCATTGTCATATGAGACTCTTGAATATGCTGCTTCATTTTCATCGGATCAGTGTGCAGAAGGTGTTGTTGCTGTCGCTGGGGATGCATTAAGGATTTTTACTATTGAAAGACTTGGAGAATCTTTTAATGAAACAGCAATACCCTTGAGGTATACTCCTAGGAAATTTTTAGTTCAACCCAAAAGGAAGCTGTTGGTAATAATTGAGAGCGATCAGGGAGCATTCACTGCAGAAGAGCGCGAAGCTGCAAAAAAGGAGTCCTTCGTGTCTTCTGGAGTGGGGGAAAATGGAAACATAGAGCAGATGGAGAATGGTGATGATGAGGAAAACAATGATCCACTTTCTGATGAGCAGTATGGATATCCGAAGGCGGAAGCTGGAAAGTGGGTTTCCTGCATTAGAGTTATGGATCCTAGGTCAGCTTTAACAACCTGTCTGCTAGAGCTCCAGGATAATGAAGCTGCGTTCAGCATGTGCTCTGTGAATTTCCACGATAAGGAATATGGAACACTTTTGGCTGTTGGAACGGCAAAAGGTCTTCAGTTTTGGCCCAAAAGATCCTTCGAGGCTGGATATATTCACGTATATAGGTTTAAAGAAGATGGAAAAGTCCTCGAGCTTTTGCACAAGACACAAGTGGACGGTATACCTCTCGCATTATGCCAATTCCAAGGAAGATTGCTCGCTGGGATTGGTCCTGTACTTAGATTGTATGATTTAGGGAAAAGGAGGTTGCTTAGAAAGTGTGAGAATAAATTATTCCCCAACACAATCACTTCCATCCAAACCTATCGCGATCGAATTTATGTTGGGGACATGCAAGAG TCGTTTCACTACTGCAAGTACAGACGTGATGAGaatcaattatatatatttgcTGATGACACTGTTCCAAGATGGCTTACTGCTGCTCAGCATATCGACTTCGACACCGTGGCTGGTGCAGACAAATTTGGAAATATCTACTTTGTCCGATTGCCACAGGATGTGTCAGATGAGATTGAAGAAGACCCCACTGGTGGTAAGATAAAGTGGGAGCAGGGGAAGTTGAATGGAGCACCGAATAAAGTAGAGGAAATAGTTCAATTTCACATTGGTGATGTGGTCACTTGCTTGCAGAAAGCATCTCTGATTCCCGGAGGTGGAGAGTGCATCATATATGGGACTGTAATGGGTGGTTTGGGGGCATTCCTTCCATTTACATCACGTGATGATGTTGACTTCTTCTCTCATCTGGAGATGCACATGCGGCAGGAGCACCCACCTTTGTGTGGCAGAGACCATATTGCGTACAGATCATCCTATTTTCCCGTGAAG GATGTTATAGACGGAGATTTGTGTGAACAATTCCCAACCTTGCCCATGGATATGCAACGTAAAGTTGCTGATGAGCTGGATAGAACTCCGGGGGAGATTTTAAAGAAACTGGAAGAAATAAGAAATAAGATCATTTAA